The Arachidicoccus terrestris genome includes the window TCATCGGAGGCAGTTACAGCGGAATGGCCGCTGCCATGACCCTGGGCAGGGCACTCAGGCAGGTGGTCGTTCTGGATGCGGGTGAACCCTGCAACCGTTTCGCACCGCATGCCCATAATTTCCTGGGCAGTGATGGTGTTCCGCCCATGGAAATCCACAAAGACGCCAGAAAACAATTATTGCAATATCCTTCAGTCAAGGTACTAGCGGACAAGGTAACGGATGTCCGCCGGCAGCAGACCGGTTTTATCATTCATACAGCCTCCGGTAATGATTACCTGGCTGAAAAAGTACTCCTGGCCACGGGGCTAAAAGATGAGTTACCGGATATTCCCGGCATCAGGGAATGCTGGGGCAAATCGGCTATCCACTGCCCGTATTGTCATGGATACGAATTCAAGGGCGGCAAAACAGGTGTCCTGGCTACCAGCGGAGACGCACTACATATCATCAGCCTGCTCAAACAATGGACCAGCGACCTACAGGTATTTACCAATGAAACATTCCGTTTCAACGAAGCTGCATCCGCTTTTATGGCTCAGCAAAAGATTCCGGTTGTATCCGGCAAAATCAAGTCCCTGGACCATGACAATGGGCAAATTAAAAAGATCCTGCTGCAATCCTCCGATCACCCTGAAATTGAGGTCCCCCTGCAAGTTTTGTATGTTTTGCCGCCAGTAAAACAAGCCCTGGACTTGCAACAGCAACTGAACTATCAGTTAACCCCTGCCGGTCATATCCAGGTAGATGAAGCCCGACACACTTCAGTCAACGGTCTTTACGCCGCAGGCGATAACAGCTCCAGATTCCGCTCGCTTTCCACCGCTCTGGCCACAGGTATGACGGCTGGCGCCATGATTAATTTTGATCTGGTCAATGAAAAAAGGCCTTTACCAGACATGCAATAACTGCATTTTTGATAAAAGGCCTCAAAAGCAAAAGCGTTCAAATATATTTGTCTAACTTAATCCCGGAGGT containing:
- a CDS encoding NAD(P)/FAD-dependent oxidoreductase; its protein translation is MSDIKNIHSTEVMIIGGSYSGMAAAMTLGRALRQVVVLDAGEPCNRFAPHAHNFLGSDGVPPMEIHKDARKQLLQYPSVKVLADKVTDVRRQQTGFIIHTASGNDYLAEKVLLATGLKDELPDIPGIRECWGKSAIHCPYCHGYEFKGGKTGVLATSGDALHIISLLKQWTSDLQVFTNETFRFNEAASAFMAQQKIPVVSGKIKSLDHDNGQIKKILLQSSDHPEIEVPLQVLYVLPPVKQALDLQQQLNYQLTPAGHIQVDEARHTSVNGLYAAGDNSSRFRSLSTALATGMTAGAMINFDLVNEKRPLPDMQ